From the genome of Leptotrichia sp. oral taxon 847:
TGAGATAATTCCACGAACGATTCCATATCTCTGTCTTGCCAAAGCATCTTGAGGCTCAAGTCCATAACGATTTTTAATATTTTCCTTTTCAGTTTCTCCAATATTTGAAACACTTACTCCAAATTCAGTTTTTACTCTTGCTGCTACATTAGTGTCATCTTCCAAGATTTTAATTGCTAGCCATTCTACTGGATATTTTTTCAAAACCTTTTCGTAAGATTTATCATTTTCCAATTTATCTTTCAAACTTTTAATATTATCTTCGATTTCCTTTTCAAATGGCAATCTATGCTGTATTTTTTTAGCTGAAGAATTTTTTTTATAAAGTTCTACAGCTTTTTCCATAAGCTTGTCTACTCCGGCTCCAGATCTTCCACTTGTGAAAATAACTGGAACTCCCAATTGCTTTTCAAATTTTTCTACATCTAACTCATAGCCAATTCTTTTAAATTCATCTTCAAAGTTAAGTGCCATTACAACTGGAATATCAAGTTCCTTTAACAAAGCTGTCAAATAAATATTTTTTTCAAGCGATGTGGAATCTAACACATTAATTATCACATCAACTTCTTCATCCAGCAAAAAATCTCTTGAAACTCTTTCTTCTGCCGTACTTATTGATAAATTGTAAATTCCTGGTAAATCAATTAATTTTACATCTTCATCTTCGACTTTAAAAAAGACTTCTTTTTTTTCAATTGTTACCCCTGGCCAGTTTCCCATTTTTAGACTGGCGTGTGAAATTTGGTTTATTAACGCTGTTTTTCCAACATTTGGGTTTCCGACAAATGCTATATTTATCATTCTACCACCTCAATCTCTACCTTTTCTGCCAAATTTTCACTAAGCACAATTTTTGTTTCCACTGTTTTAATCAAAATATTTCCATTTGCAATATTTTCGATTTTACAGACATCTCCTCTACAAACTCCTAAACTAAGCAATCTTGTGTCAAGTTTTTTTTCAATAATGTCTTTTAAAAAAAATTTTTCTCCCACTTTTCCTTGCAATAAAGTCATCATAATCACTCCTCTAAAAATAAAAATCAAATTTCTCTAAAATATTTTTATCCTCAAAATATAAATTATTTACATAGTATTATATTTTGTATATCAAATTTATTTTATACTTTTTTTTAATTTTTGCAAGTAATTTTTAAAAAAATTATACATTTACAATAAAAATATAATAATCTAAAATTTTTGAATATAAAATATTTTTGTATCAATTTTTTTATTTTAAAAATATTTTACATAATATTGTATAAATTTAAGATTTATAAAAGAAAACAGCTACTTTCATATTTCTTTTTTTCTTTAATCTGTTCTTTTTATGGAAAAAATGGAAGAATATTATTAAAAACGATGACGTTTTGTAACCAAAAAGAATAAATATCACAAAAAATATCTATTAAAATT
Proteins encoded in this window:
- a CDS encoding FeoA family protein; translation: MMTLLQGKVGEKFFLKDIIEKKLDTRLLSLGVCRGDVCKIENIANGNILIKTVETKIVLSENLAEKVEIEVVE